In Pseudoalteromonas sp. '520P1 No. 423', the following proteins share a genomic window:
- a CDS encoding S9 family peptidase yields MEKYSQPNSPFTGLPNPAEQGEHKYKVMNYGERQFLFAISKPDVIAPNVSLPSFLSNYSRNQGYEDNAYHKFKSSNLPLEAKVWLPLGAQPLPLVLLVHGNSAPGFDYLGKLLASRGHFVVQ; encoded by the coding sequence ATGGAGAAATATAGTCAGCCAAATAGCCCATTTACGGGTTTACCTAATCCTGCCGAGCAGGGCGAACATAAATACAAAGTAATGAACTATGGCGAACGACAATTTTTATTTGCTATATCAAAACCTGATGTAATTGCTCCAAATGTAAGCTTACCTAGCTTTCTTTCCAACTATTCACGCAACCAAGGATATGAGGACAATGCATACCATAAATTTAAAAGTAGTAATTTACCTTTGGAGGCTAAAGTTTGGCTTCCGTTGGGAGCCCAACCATTACCGTTAGTATTATTAGTCCATGGAAATTCTGCTCCAGGGTTTGATTATCTAGGTAAATTACTCGCCAGCCGAGGGCACTTTGTTGTGCAGTAA
- a CDS encoding DUF6174 domain-containing protein: protein MNKNLTLGLVILLTCIGCNSDTNDQQKMLDDNQAKWESLNITDYTFTQRRSCFCVPEVVQPTVLLIKDNQTVLSYTEQDAEIVDKQYRSSFLTVNELFSKVNSLIDNSESLTVEYHSKYGYPTLISVDIDKQIADDEFSIDSGDFVDNTDVVCPEIFYPSFTLNIIDNDTQAPLNCDVYGRFQFEDKEAEEFNLDTSNQCDPATAIDIGADFGIANLTVESEGYNMKEIENIHIIADQCHIKTQNLNISLTAK from the coding sequence GTGAACAAAAATTTAACGCTTGGTTTAGTTATTTTATTAACCTGTATTGGTTGTAATAGTGATACCAATGACCAACAGAAAATGCTTGATGATAATCAAGCTAAATGGGAATCGCTTAATATAACAGATTACACTTTCACTCAAAGAAGAAGTTGTTTTTGCGTTCCAGAAGTTGTTCAACCTACAGTACTTTTAATAAAAGATAATCAAACTGTTTTATCTTATACCGAACAAGATGCAGAGATTGTAGATAAACAGTATCGCTCAAGTTTTTTAACAGTGAATGAACTCTTTAGTAAAGTGAATAGTTTAATTGATAACAGCGAATCATTAACCGTTGAATACCATTCTAAATATGGCTATCCCACTTTAATTAGCGTTGATATTGATAAACAAATTGCAGATGATGAGTTTAGTATTGATAGTGGTGATTTTGTTGATAATACTGATGTCGTGTGCCCTGAAATATTCTATCCCTCATTTACCCTCAACATCATTGATAATGATACACAAGCACCACTTAATTGCGATGTATATGGGCGTTTTCAATTTGAAGATAAAGAAGCTGAAGAATTTAACCTGGATACAAGTAATCAATGTGATCCTGCAACGGCAATAGATATAGGTGCTGATTTTGGTATCGCTAACTTAACTGTTGAATCAGAGGGTTATAATATGAAAGAAATAGAAAATATCCATATTATTGCCGACCAGTGTCACATTAAAACTCAGAATCTAAATATATCTTTAACAGCTAAATAA
- a CDS encoding PAAR domain-containing protein, with protein sequence MGQPAARMTDMHVCPMQTPAVPPIPHVGGPIIGPGAPTVLIGSLPAAVMGDSATCVGPPDSLVMGSATVLIGGKPAIRMGDTSAHGGSIVAGMPTVLIG encoded by the coding sequence ATGGGGCAACCTGCAGCAAGAATGACGGATATGCATGTATGTCCGATGCAAACACCAGCAGTACCACCCATTCCTCATGTTGGAGGACCAATAATTGGTCCTGGTGCTCCCACGGTTTTAATTGGTAGTTTACCTGCTGCTGTAATGGGGGATAGCGCAACTTGTGTTGGCCCGCCTGACAGTTTAGTTATGGGCAGTGCCACAGTATTAATTGGCGGAAAACCAGCCATTAGAATGGGTGATACCTCAGCTCATGGTGGGTCAATCGTAGCGGGTATGCCAACGGTACTAATCGGTTAA
- a CDS encoding type VI secretion system Vgr family protein, producing MAYQFENRGLYFTDSNNNTHLGHKLVINESLSTAFLIQGVLVSSNFSADDQLGQPITCHWNEVADNKQKEKRVFNGYLTEVQLLESQSDHGYQHYKVVLRPWLWLLTFRKNYRVFQQKTLSDILSEVFDDAGFSGNYTLGTLPSDERNYCVQYNETDFDFVQRLLAEQGIHYYFNHTSNSHQLNLQDPDSPYEDAIIAKLDYKASRTGEQMLVTQWQPKLKLHGAAISSVNYDYESTQVVDSGDSSSSHTIANTQKLTQYEFGANSVKGDMSDLSSKVVKKRLNQVQSDFSLVEAKSIVEDLTLATQFTLSAHPDSSQLGDYAIEEIIHTIEAAEQSVSYSNQFICRPIKSPSYPKFIPKPVINGLQTAIVIGGDVGQPQHDVSGRIKVQFHWDKVGGDSPSCWIRVAQTMASSGLGIQFIPRVGDEVLVSFVNNDPDQPLVIGSVYNSKNPPPYNELNSTQSGIKTQLGETANEIRFDDKKDNEQIYFHAAKDHVIEIENDFKQTVTNEFSSTTEKAITVTGNDNYALTIKETLAEKAKQITMEADDKITLTVGSNSIELSTSGIAIKCDKLSIDSTGDVQVNGANIKLNSNAETKISAGSNFKASANANAEMSGNAGVTVSTSAQAKVTGSAGAELSSSAMTKVSSSGITQVSGSLVQVN from the coding sequence GTGGCTTATCAATTTGAAAATAGAGGGTTATATTTTACAGATTCAAATAACAATACTCACTTGGGTCATAAGCTGGTTATTAATGAAAGTTTATCAACTGCGTTTTTGATCCAAGGTGTATTAGTAAGCAGTAATTTTTCAGCAGATGATCAACTAGGTCAACCTATTACATGTCACTGGAATGAAGTTGCCGATAATAAACAAAAAGAAAAGCGTGTATTTAATGGCTATTTAACTGAAGTTCAGTTACTTGAAAGTCAAAGTGATCATGGCTACCAGCATTATAAAGTCGTACTAAGACCTTGGTTATGGTTACTTACTTTTCGTAAAAATTATCGTGTTTTTCAGCAAAAAACCTTATCTGATATTTTATCTGAAGTATTTGATGATGCTGGTTTTTCAGGAAACTATACTTTAGGCACATTACCTTCAGATGAGCGTAATTATTGTGTGCAATATAATGAAACTGATTTTGACTTTGTGCAAAGGTTATTAGCTGAGCAGGGAATTCATTATTATTTTAATCATACAAGTAATAGCCATCAGTTAAATCTGCAAGACCCAGACTCACCTTATGAAGATGCAATCATTGCTAAATTAGATTACAAAGCAAGCCGTACTGGCGAGCAAATGTTGGTTACGCAATGGCAGCCAAAGCTTAAGCTTCATGGCGCTGCAATAAGCAGTGTTAATTATGATTATGAAAGCACTCAAGTTGTTGATAGTGGTGATTCTAGCTCTTCTCATACTATCGCAAATACGCAAAAACTGACTCAATATGAATTTGGGGCCAACTCAGTTAAAGGTGATATGAGTGATTTAAGCAGTAAAGTGGTTAAAAAACGACTAAATCAAGTGCAAAGTGATTTCAGTTTGGTTGAAGCCAAAAGCATTGTTGAAGATTTAACATTAGCAACGCAATTTACACTGTCAGCACATCCTGATAGTAGCCAACTTGGCGATTATGCCATAGAAGAAATTATTCATACTATCGAAGCTGCTGAGCAATCAGTGAGTTATTCAAATCAATTTATATGCCGTCCAATAAAAAGCCCAAGTTATCCTAAATTTATTCCAAAACCGGTGATCAATGGTTTGCAAACCGCAATTGTAATTGGTGGTGATGTTGGTCAACCTCAGCATGATGTAAGTGGTCGTATTAAAGTGCAATTCCATTGGGATAAAGTAGGTGGTGATAGCCCTAGTTGTTGGATCCGCGTAGCACAAACAATGGCAAGCTCTGGTTTAGGTATACAGTTTATCCCTAGAGTGGGCGATGAAGTGTTAGTGAGCTTTGTCAATAATGACCCCGATCAACCTTTGGTTATTGGCAGTGTTTATAATAGTAAAAACCCACCGCCATATAATGAACTCAACAGTACACAAAGCGGGATTAAAACTCAGCTGGGTGAAACTGCAAATGAAATTCGTTTCGATGATAAAAAAGATAATGAACAGATATATTTTCATGCTGCAAAAGATCATGTTATTGAAATCGAAAATGACTTTAAACAAACTGTGACTAATGAGTTTTCTAGCACCACAGAAAAAGCCATTACAGTAACGGGTAACGATAATTATGCTTTAACGATTAAAGAAACCTTAGCTGAAAAAGCCAAGCAAATTACCATGGAAGCTGATGATAAAATCACTTTAACAGTAGGTAGTAACTCCATTGAACTAAGCACAAGTGGTATTGCTATTAAATGTGATAAGTTATCGATTGATTCAACTGGTGATGTTCAAGTTAACGGCGCTAATATAAAGCTCAATAGCAATGCTGAAACTAAAATCAGTGCTGGCAGTAATTTTAAAGCCAGTGCAAATGCTAATGCTGAAATGTCGGGTAATGCAGGTGTTACTGTCAGTACATCAGCCCAAGCTAAAGTTACAGGTAGTGCAGGAGCAGAGCTTAGTTCATCAGCTATGACTAAAGTATCATCTTCAGGTATTACCCAAGTTTCAGGCTCTTTAGTACAGGTAAATTAA